From the Priestia koreensis genome, one window contains:
- a CDS encoding sporulation protein YjcZ: MYYGYPGSFGYGYGCGYGYGGGFAFALLIILFVLLLIFGSFYYFNCYCNWWN; this comes from the coding sequence ATGTACTATGGATATCCAGGATCATTTGGATATGGTTATGGGTGCGGATATGGATACGGAGGCGGATTTGCCTTTGCCTTACTGATTATTTTATTCGTACTGCTTTTGATTTTTGGAAGCTTCTATTATTTCAATTGCTACTGCAATTGGTGGAATTAA
- a CDS encoding PLP-dependent cysteine synthase family protein, whose protein sequence is MKVAKGIHELVGQTPILEITKFSLPEGVRLFAKLEYLNPGGSVKDRLGQELIEQALATGKIQKGGTIIEPTAGNTGIGLALAAVHYDVNVIVCVPEKFSVEKQDLMKALGAKVVQTPTAEGMRGAIQKAQQLLKEIPNSYCPQQFANPANPLTYYKTLGPEIYEQLDGQVDVFVAGAGTGGTFMGTAQYLKEQLPKIKTVIVEPEGSILNGGEPGPHKTEGIGMEFLPDYMDKAYFNSIHTVSDVDAFTQVKELAKREGLLVGSSSGSAFYAALVEAQNSPSGTNVVTIFPDGSDRYLSKKIYEGGI, encoded by the coding sequence GTGAAAGTAGCAAAAGGCATTCATGAATTAGTGGGTCAGACACCCATCCTTGAAATTACGAAATTCTCTTTACCAGAAGGCGTTCGCTTATTTGCCAAGCTTGAGTATTTAAATCCAGGTGGCAGCGTAAAAGACCGTTTAGGACAAGAGCTTATTGAACAGGCACTTGCAACGGGCAAAATTCAAAAGGGCGGTACAATCATTGAACCAACCGCAGGTAATACGGGCATTGGACTAGCGCTCGCAGCGGTTCATTATGATGTGAATGTTATTGTATGCGTACCGGAAAAATTCAGCGTTGAAAAACAGGATTTGATGAAGGCATTAGGAGCAAAAGTCGTGCAAACGCCAACAGCAGAGGGAATGCGCGGAGCCATTCAAAAGGCACAGCAACTTCTAAAGGAAATCCCCAACTCCTATTGTCCCCAGCAGTTTGCGAACCCAGCAAATCCCCTCACTTACTACAAAACGCTTGGACCAGAGATTTATGAGCAGTTAGATGGCCAAGTCGATGTATTTGTTGCAGGGGCTGGTACTGGTGGGACTTTTATGGGAACTGCACAATATCTGAAGGAGCAATTGCCGAAGATAAAAACGGTCATTGTGGAACCAGAAGGATCGATCCTAAACGGGGGAGAGCCTGGTCCTCACAAAACGGAGGGCATCGGCATGGAATTCCTTCCCGACTATATGGATAAAGCGTATTTTAACAGCATTCATACCGTTTCAGATGTGGATGCCTTTACACAAGTAAAAGAGCTTGCAAAACGTGAAGGACTCCTTGTAGGAAGTTCATCAGGGTCAGCCTTCTATGCAGCATTAGTAGAAGCACAGAATTCTCCGTCAGGAACAAACGTTGTCACGATTTTCCCTGATGGCAGTGATCGATATTTGAGCAAAAAAATCTACGAAGGTGGGATTTAA
- a CDS encoding bifunctional cystathionine gamma-lyase/homocysteine desulfhydrase, translating into MRQKTKLIHGGISEDPQTGAVSVPIYQVSTYKQESVGVHKGYEYSRTGNPTRHALEELIKDLEGGKAGFAFGSGMAAVTAVMMLFNHGDHVVLTDDVYGGTYRVITKVLNRIGIDATFVDTSDVAAIEAAIQPNTKALYIETPTNPLLKITDLEEASAVAKKHNLLTIVDNTFSTPYWQNPIDFGADIVLHSATKYLGGHSDVVAGLVVVNSEQLAEDVHFIQNSTGGILGPQDSWLLIRGIKTLGIRMEEHEKNAAKLVNFLIQHPQVTKVHYPGLESHPNHDIAKKNARGFGGMISFDVGSSEKADELLRKVKYFTLAESLGAVESLISVPAKMTHASIPADRRQELGITDGLVRISVGLEDIQDLIEDLENALS; encoded by the coding sequence ATGAGACAAAAAACAAAGCTTATTCATGGTGGTATTTCAGAAGATCCGCAAACAGGAGCCGTATCGGTACCTATTTATCAAGTGAGCACATACAAACAAGAATCTGTTGGTGTTCACAAAGGATATGAATATTCACGTACTGGAAACCCAACGCGTCACGCGTTAGAAGAACTCATTAAGGATCTTGAAGGCGGCAAAGCAGGTTTCGCCTTTGGTTCAGGAATGGCGGCTGTAACAGCTGTGATGATGCTCTTTAATCACGGTGACCACGTTGTACTAACAGATGATGTATACGGCGGTACGTACCGCGTCATTACAAAAGTATTGAATCGTATTGGCATTGACGCGACGTTTGTTGATACAAGCGACGTAGCAGCAATTGAAGCAGCGATTCAGCCAAACACAAAAGCGCTGTACATTGAAACACCAACAAATCCATTGCTTAAAATTACGGATTTGGAAGAAGCATCTGCGGTAGCGAAAAAGCATAACTTGCTAACAATTGTAGACAATACGTTCAGCACACCATATTGGCAAAATCCAATTGATTTCGGTGCAGACATTGTCTTACACAGCGCAACGAAATATTTAGGTGGCCATAGCGACGTTGTAGCGGGTCTTGTTGTCGTGAATTCAGAACAGCTAGCAGAAGATGTTCACTTCATTCAAAACTCAACAGGAGGCATTCTCGGGCCTCAGGATTCATGGTTGTTAATCCGTGGTATTAAAACGCTCGGAATTCGTATGGAAGAGCACGAGAAAAATGCAGCGAAGCTTGTCAATTTCCTGATTCAGCATCCACAGGTAACGAAAGTTCATTACCCTGGACTTGAAAGTCATCCAAACCACGACATTGCAAAGAAAAATGCACGAGGATTTGGTGGAATGATTTCCTTTGATGTCGGAAGCAGTGAAAAAGCAGATGAACTTCTGCGTAAAGTGAAATACTTTACTCTTGCAGAGAGCCTTGGCGCTGTTGAAAGTTTGATTTCTGTGCCAGCTAAAATGACGCATGCATCCATTCCAGCAGACCGCCGTCAGGAATTAGGGATCACGGACGGTCTTGTGAGAATTTCTGTTGGATTAGAGGATATTCAAGATCTTATTGAAGACCTTGAAAATGCTTTATCATAA
- a CDS encoding YrhC family protein: MNTEQYVKNVKAKIEDYTRFIYILLAVSTFLYIGVLIGMGDKSPVKIDTMMGVLVLFLGAAFYFAWRTKKLKKSLFDEK; encoded by the coding sequence ATGAATACAGAGCAATACGTAAAAAATGTGAAAGCAAAAATTGAAGATTATACGCGCTTCATTTATATTCTGCTGGCAGTAAGTACATTTTTATATATCGGTGTATTAATTGGAATGGGCGACAAGTCACCCGTTAAGATTGATACGATGATGGGCGTGTTGGTTCTTTTCCTTGGTGCCGCTTTTTATTTTGCATGGAGAACGAAAAAGTTAAAGAAGTCGCTATTTGACGAAAAATAA
- the motB gene encoding flagellar motor protein MotB, with amino-acid sequence MSKKRRKKKQDDHIDESWLIPYADLLTLLLALFIVLFAMSSIDSTKFKALANSFYNEFQGGTGLLDYTSPVEPPTQDTVGDVKADKNKNQPSATPSPTKAPTKKNNESAADAEKKRQIAELKKNVDGYIQSKNLTGKLKTTITQDGLLITIFNDILFDSGSATVRSPYRKVTTDLAGLLVNSNPKTITITGHTDNVPIRNSRFQSNWDLSVMRSVNFMKILLDNPRLSPKLFSVKGYGEYKPVAPNTSAEGRKKNRRVEVLVEPKVTVPSNR; translated from the coding sequence ATGAGTAAAAAAAGGCGTAAAAAAAAGCAGGATGATCATATTGATGAAAGCTGGCTCATTCCTTATGCAGATTTATTAACCTTATTATTGGCTCTCTTTATCGTTTTGTTTGCAATGAGCAGCATTGATTCCACTAAATTTAAAGCACTAGCCAATTCCTTTTATAACGAATTTCAAGGTGGTACAGGGTTGCTTGACTACACGTCTCCTGTTGAACCACCTACACAAGATACGGTAGGTGATGTAAAGGCTGACAAAAATAAAAACCAGCCGAGCGCAACGCCATCCCCTACTAAGGCTCCTACGAAAAAGAACAACGAAAGTGCTGCAGATGCAGAAAAGAAAAGACAAATTGCTGAACTGAAGAAAAATGTGGACGGGTACATTCAATCGAAGAATTTAACGGGAAAGTTAAAAACCACGATTACCCAAGACGGATTGCTGATTACAATTTTCAACGATATTTTATTTGATTCAGGAAGCGCAACGGTTCGCTCTCCTTATCGCAAAGTAACGACTGATCTAGCAGGATTGCTTGTCAACAGTAATCCAAAAACCATTACGATCACCGGACATACGGATAACGTACCGATTCGTAACAGTCGCTTCCAATCCAACTGGGACTTGAGCGTCATGCGTTCTGTGAACTTTATGAAAATTTTGCTCGACAACCCAAGGCTTAGCCCAAAATTATTTAGTGTAAAAGGTTACGGTGAATACAAACCGGTAGCACCCAATACAAGCGCGGAAGGTCGAAAGAAGAATAGACGTGTCGAAGTTTTGGTTGAACCTAAAGTCACTGTCCCTAGCAATCGCTAA
- a CDS encoding class I SAM-dependent methyltransferase produces the protein MGREFLDIFEDWADKYDTSVTGHDEEYKEVFARYEDILQKVADLSVGNVLEFGVGTGNLTTKLLGNRLEVFGVEPSKPMRDLAVEKLGDSVSISDGDFLNFDLPNASVHTIVSTYAFHHLTDAEKDEAVRNYGNFLPVGGKIVFADTMFEDKKAYTDTIQQSKEKGYHNLAEDLQREYYTTIGVLRSILEKYDFDVEFTRFNHFVCVMNATKR, from the coding sequence ATGGGTCGCGAATTTCTAGATATATTTGAAGATTGGGCAGACAAATATGACACGTCCGTAACAGGACATGATGAAGAATATAAAGAAGTTTTTGCACGATACGAAGACATTTTACAAAAGGTTGCAGACCTTTCTGTAGGCAACGTGTTAGAGTTTGGCGTTGGAACGGGAAATCTGACAACGAAACTGTTAGGAAATCGTCTAGAGGTGTTTGGCGTTGAGCCTTCAAAGCCGATGCGTGATCTAGCAGTAGAGAAGCTTGGTGACAGTGTGAGCATAAGCGACGGAGATTTTTTGAACTTTGATCTCCCGAATGCTTCCGTTCATACCATTGTGAGTACGTATGCTTTTCATCATCTAACAGACGCTGAAAAAGATGAAGCTGTTAGAAACTATGGAAACTTCCTTCCTGTGGGTGGTAAAATAGTGTTTGCTGATACGATGTTTGAAGATAAGAAAGCTTACACAGATACAATTCAGCAATCCAAAGAAAAAGGTTATCATAACCTAGCAGAAGATTTACAGCGGGAGTATTACACAACAATCGGAGTGCTTCGCTCCATTTTAGAGAAGTACGATTTTGACGTTGAGTTTACACGTTTTAATCATTTTGTGTGTGTGATGAACGCCACTAAACGATAA
- a CDS encoding sporulation histidine kinase inhibitor Sda: MHKLSDKLLVESYCRATELKLNPEFIHLIEKEIKRRSLQVEIIA, from the coding sequence ATGCATAAGTTATCAGACAAGCTTCTCGTGGAATCATATTGCCGAGCTACAGAACTGAAGCTAAATCCTGAATTCATTCATCTAATTGAAAAGGAAATTAAACGCCGTTCTCTTCAAGTAGAAATTATAGCTTAA
- the motA gene encoding flagellar motor stator protein MotA — MDKTSIFGLIIGIIAVFVGMILKGVNPVVLLNPAALLIIFLGTIGAVVIAFPTRDIKNVPKLFKVIFKETKVPKNEEIIPLFVELATLARREGLLALEGKIDELEDPFLKNGLTLAVDGQSQEFIRDVMMEEISAMEDRHQTGASIFVQAGTYAPTLGVLGAVIGLIAALSNMGDTEALGHAISAAFVATLFGIFSGYVLWHPFANKLKRKSRHEVNVRSMMIEGVLSIVEGQAPAIIERKLTSFLSINERENYFAKGEKPNE, encoded by the coding sequence ATGGATAAAACATCGATATTTGGTTTGATAATTGGCATCATCGCTGTATTTGTCGGAATGATTTTAAAAGGAGTAAATCCAGTTGTTCTTTTAAATCCAGCTGCTTTACTGATCATCTTTTTAGGTACCATTGGGGCCGTGGTCATTGCCTTTCCAACGAGAGACATTAAAAACGTTCCTAAGCTGTTTAAAGTGATTTTTAAAGAAACGAAGGTACCGAAAAACGAAGAGATTATTCCGCTGTTTGTTGAACTTGCAACATTAGCAAGACGTGAAGGTTTACTAGCACTAGAAGGTAAAATTGACGAACTTGAAGATCCTTTCCTAAAAAACGGGCTTACACTCGCTGTAGACGGACAATCTCAAGAATTTATTCGTGACGTGATGATGGAAGAAATTTCAGCTATGGAAGATCGTCATCAAACGGGTGCCTCTATTTTCGTACAAGCGGGAACATACGCCCCAACTCTCGGGGTACTAGGAGCAGTTATCGGTCTTATTGCGGCACTTTCTAATATGGGAGATACCGAGGCTTTAGGTCATGCGATTTCTGCCGCATTCGTTGCAACATTGTTTGGGATCTTTTCTGGTTACGTGCTTTGGCATCCATTTGCCAACAAATTAAAGCGTAAATCAAGACACGAAGTAAACGTTCGCTCTATGATGATTGAGGGGGTTTTATCGATTGTAGAAGGTCAGGCTCCAGCTATTATTGAACGAAAATTAACATCGTTCCTTTCGATTAATGAGCGAGAAAATTATTTCGCAAAAGGTGAGAAGCCGAATGAGTAA
- a CDS encoding YrrS family protein, with product MENKRFSQRHEKRKEKTNRIYNVLIAVVAVLIVFVGGSLMMNHKDKPADTQTASSEVKKDHKSDSNKSEDKSDKSKADDDQNKDDQSADDQSSDDSTVDDQATEDDQSADDESQDEDKGDVQVTENNDPSSDVDKTVVDPNWKPVGTEQQGEHVATYEKGSTDWNEMLKAVSSATGVSESDMIIWRIGNNGSPQKAVATIESKSQQKKYRVQIDWVDGEGWKPVQMEEMK from the coding sequence ATGGAAAACAAACGATTTTCACAACGACATGAAAAACGGAAAGAAAAGACTAACCGCATTTATAACGTACTCATTGCCGTTGTCGCTGTTTTAATTGTGTTTGTTGGTGGTAGCCTCATGATGAATCATAAGGACAAGCCTGCAGATACACAAACCGCTTCTTCTGAAGTGAAAAAGGATCACAAAAGTGATTCCAACAAGTCAGAAGACAAGAGCGATAAAAGCAAAGCTGATGACGATCAAAATAAAGATGATCAAAGTGCTGATGATCAAAGCTCAGATGATTCAACTGTAGATGATCAAGCGACAGAAGATGATCAAAGCGCTGATGATGAAAGTCAGGATGAAGATAAGGGTGACGTACAGGTTACTGAAAACAACGACCCATCATCAGACGTTGATAAAACCGTTGTAGATCCAAACTGGAAGCCAGTGGGCACAGAACAACAAGGTGAGCACGTGGCAACATATGAGAAGGGGTCTACGGACTGGAATGAAATGCTGAAAGCTGTTAGCTCAGCTACAGGTGTTTCAGAGAGCGATATGATCATTTGGCGTATCGGAAACAATGGAAGTCCGCAAAAAGCAGTCGCAACCATTGAATCCAAATCACAGCAAAAAAAATATCGCGTTCAAATTGATTGGGTAGACGGCGAAGGCTGGAAACCTGTTCAAATGGAAGAGATGAAGTAA
- a CDS encoding YrzI family small protein, giving the protein MTLHIFFLTITINKRALNHEELERARHAEAVEEEMMNRRAQYPRWF; this is encoded by the coding sequence TTGACCCTACACATATTCTTTTTAACCATTACGATTAACAAAAGAGCGCTAAATCATGAAGAGCTTGAGCGTGCTAGACATGCAGAAGCAGTTGAAGAAGAAATGATGAATCGACGTGCACAATATCCACGCTGGTTCTAA
- a CDS encoding amino acid permease: protein MSLFRKKSIASLIKETTGKDVALKKDLGAFDLTMLGIGAIIGTGIFVLTGVAAAEHAGPALIISFILSGLACVFAALCYAEFASKVPVSGSAYTYSYATFGELIAWILGWDLILEYGLASSAVASGWSGYFQGLLGGFGIHLPTAITSAYDPSKGTFIDVPAIAIVFIITLLLSQGTKKSAKFNAVMVLIKLAVVVLFIAVGVWYVKPENWTPFMPFGFSGVATGAATVFFAYIGFDAVATAAEEVRNPQRNMPIGIIASLLVCTALYIIVSAILTGIVPYTELNVKNPVAFALNYINQDWVAGLISVGAITGITTVLLVMLYGQTRLFYAISRDGLLPKVFSKVSKKKQTPVANTWITCLLVSFFTGFVPLSKLAELTNIGTLFAFMTVSIGILYLRRSKDQGETKSGFSVPFVPYVPILAFVFCAYLALQLPRLTWISFGVWLVLGLIVYFLYGRRHSNLNTQTNLNKKIG, encoded by the coding sequence ATGAGTTTATTCAGGAAAAAATCCATCGCATCTTTAATAAAAGAAACGACAGGAAAAGATGTTGCACTAAAAAAGGATTTAGGCGCTTTTGACTTAACGATGTTAGGCATTGGCGCAATTATCGGAACAGGTATTTTCGTTTTAACTGGCGTAGCCGCAGCAGAGCATGCAGGACCTGCACTAATCATTTCATTCATTCTTTCTGGACTTGCCTGTGTATTTGCTGCCCTATGTTATGCCGAATTTGCTTCTAAAGTTCCTGTATCCGGAAGCGCGTACACTTACAGCTACGCGACGTTTGGCGAATTAATCGCATGGATCTTGGGCTGGGACTTAATTTTAGAATACGGGCTCGCTTCGTCAGCCGTTGCAAGCGGATGGTCTGGTTATTTCCAAGGACTGCTTGGTGGATTTGGTATTCATTTACCAACGGCCATCACAAGCGCCTATGATCCATCAAAGGGAACGTTCATTGATGTACCTGCTATAGCCATTGTGTTTATTATTACATTACTTTTATCACAAGGAACAAAAAAATCAGCCAAATTTAATGCCGTAATGGTTCTTATCAAGCTTGCGGTTGTCGTTCTATTCATCGCTGTTGGCGTATGGTATGTAAAACCAGAAAACTGGACGCCGTTTATGCCATTTGGCTTCAGTGGAGTCGCAACAGGTGCTGCCACTGTATTCTTTGCTTATATTGGCTTTGATGCTGTTGCAACGGCTGCTGAAGAAGTACGTAACCCGCAGCGCAACATGCCAATCGGAATTATCGCTTCCTTACTTGTTTGTACAGCACTATATATTATCGTTTCAGCTATTTTAACAGGTATTGTTCCTTACACTGAATTAAATGTTAAAAACCCTGTAGCGTTTGCGCTAAATTACATTAATCAAGACTGGGTAGCTGGTCTGATCTCTGTAGGAGCAATCACAGGAATTACAACGGTTCTACTTGTAATGCTTTATGGACAAACTCGTTTATTCTATGCGATTAGCCGTGACGGTTTGCTTCCGAAAGTCTTTTCAAAAGTAAGCAAAAAGAAGCAAACGCCTGTAGCGAATACGTGGATTACATGCTTACTTGTTTCTTTCTTTACAGGTTTTGTACCATTAAGTAAACTTGCAGAATTAACAAATATCGGAACTCTTTTCGCTTTCATGACGGTATCGATTGGGATTTTATATTTACGTCGCTCAAAAGATCAAGGTGAAACAAAATCAGGATTCTCTGTTCCATTTGTACCTTACGTACCCATTTTAGCTTTCGTATTTTGTGCCTACCTTGCTCTTCAGCTCCCACGTCTAACATGGATCAGCTTTGGCGTATGGTTAGTTCTTGGTTTAATCGTCTACTTCCTATACGGCAGAAGACACAGTAACTTAAACACACAAACAAACCTCAATAAAAAGATCGGATAA
- the sigK gene encoding RNA polymerase sporulation sigma factor SigK produces MSAFLSAIGYLFKEVIFLVSYVKNNAFPQPLSASDERKYLELMAQGDAQARNLLIEHNLRLVAHIVKKFENTGEDAEDLISIGTIGLIKAIESYSQGKGTKLATYAARCIENEILMHLRALKKTKKDVSLHDPIGQDKEGNEISLIDVLKSESDDVVDTIQLTMELEKIKEYIDILDDREKEVIVGRFGLDLQEEKTQREIAKELGISRSYVSRIEKRALMKMFHEFYRAEKEKKQKG; encoded by the coding sequence ATGTCTGCTTTTTTGTCAGCTATAGGATACTTGTTTAAAGAAGTGATTTTTCTTGTATCTTATGTAAAAAACAACGCTTTCCCTCAGCCACTGTCCGCAAGCGACGAACGAAAATACTTAGAATTAATGGCCCAAGGTGATGCCCAAGCCCGAAATTTATTAATTGAACATAACTTACGTTTAGTGGCGCACATCGTGAAAAAATTTGAAAACACCGGTGAGGATGCGGAAGATCTTATTTCAATCGGTACAATCGGTCTCATTAAGGCGATTGAGAGCTACTCACAGGGGAAAGGCACAAAGCTTGCAACCTATGCCGCTCGTTGTATCGAAAATGAAATTCTGATGCATTTGAGAGCGCTTAAAAAGACGAAAAAAGATGTGTCCCTTCACGACCCAATTGGTCAAGACAAAGAAGGAAATGAAATCAGCCTAATCGATGTATTAAAATCAGAATCTGATGATGTCGTCGATACGATTCAGCTTACGATGGAGCTTGAAAAAATTAAAGAATACATTGATATACTGGATGATCGAGAAAAAGAAGTCATTGTTGGGCGCTTTGGTCTGGATTTGCAGGAAGAAAAAACGCAGCGTGAAATTGCTAAAGAGCTTGGGATCTCTAGGAGCTACGTATCTCGCATTGAAAAGCGTGCGCTCATGAAAATGTTCCACGAATTTTACCGCGCTGAAAAAGAGAAGAAACAAAAAGGCTGA
- the mtnN gene encoding 5'-methylthioadenosine/S-adenosylhomocysteine nucleosidase, giving the protein MKVAIIGAMEEEVTILRDKLENLEQTVIGGSEYSTGTIDGVDIVLLKSGIGKVNAALSTAVLLEKFKPDYVVNTGSAGGFHPELNVGDAVISTEVRHHDVDVTIFDYEYGQVPGMPAAFLPEEKLVRAAEEAAKEITDMQIVKGLIATGDSFMNDPVRVEFVREKFPNLYAAEMEAAAIAQVCHQFQTPFVIIRALSDIAGKESNVSFDQFLDKAALNSASLVLGIVKQLTK; this is encoded by the coding sequence ATGAAAGTAGCAATTATCGGAGCAATGGAAGAAGAAGTAACGATTCTACGTGACAAACTAGAGAACCTAGAACAAACCGTTATTGGTGGATCTGAGTATTCAACAGGTACAATTGATGGCGTGGACATTGTTTTATTAAAATCAGGAATTGGAAAAGTAAACGCAGCGCTCTCAACAGCTGTCCTGCTTGAGAAGTTCAAGCCTGATTACGTTGTCAACACAGGTTCAGCAGGAGGCTTCCATCCGGAACTAAATGTTGGTGATGCGGTTATTTCAACAGAAGTAAGACATCACGATGTAGACGTAACGATCTTTGATTATGAGTACGGGCAAGTTCCTGGTATGCCAGCTGCATTCCTACCAGAGGAGAAGCTTGTACGTGCTGCTGAGGAAGCGGCCAAAGAAATTACGGACATGCAAATTGTGAAGGGTCTTATTGCAACAGGCGATTCATTTATGAATGATCCTGTTCGCGTTGAATTTGTACGTGAGAAGTTCCCGAATTTATATGCAGCAGAGATGGAAGCAGCAGCGATTGCTCAAGTTTGTCATCAATTCCAAACACCGTTTGTTATTATCCGTGCACTATCTGATATTGCTGGAAAAGAGTCAAACGTTTCATTTGATCAGTTCTTAGACAAAGCAGCATTAAATTCAGCAAGCCTTGTATTAGGGATTGTTAAGCAACTAACGAAGTAA
- a CDS encoding DUF2536 family protein, whose product MNFHLNMIQDKIEFFEAHDLDTLEKKINEKIEQNTAIMLEVKHVSHQMSIDYDKGLKWYSAVVHFKYKA is encoded by the coding sequence ATGAATTTTCATTTAAATATGATTCAAGACAAGATTGAGTTTTTTGAGGCACACGATTTGGATACGCTAGAAAAGAAAATCAATGAAAAAATCGAGCAAAATACCGCGATCATGCTTGAGGTGAAACACGTATCTCACCAAATGAGCATTGATTACGATAAAGGTCTGAAATGGTATTCGGCCGTTGTCCATTTTAAATACAAGGCATAA
- the pssA gene encoding CDP-diacylglycerol--serine O-phosphatidyltransferase, which translates to MFLSDYVDHTIKKLKAQSANTLTILNLSLGGFAILCILKDQFNLSLLLIFLAAFADRFDGMVARKLNIESEFGKQLDSMCDIISFGVAPALLIYQTVLGDFGAPGAIFTIIYIACGASRLARFNITESNGYFTGLPITAAGCLLTLSYLTVSFIPVHFFMFIVIILSFLMVSTFKLKKV; encoded by the coding sequence ATGTTTTTGTCTGATTATGTTGATCACACAATCAAAAAATTGAAAGCTCAGTCTGCTAACACCTTAACTATATTAAATCTCAGTTTAGGCGGATTCGCAATCCTTTGTATATTAAAAGATCAATTTAATTTAAGCTTACTTTTAATCTTTTTAGCAGCGTTCGCTGATAGATTTGACGGAATGGTCGCTAGAAAATTAAATATCGAATCTGAATTTGGAAAACAACTTGATTCGATGTGTGATATCATTTCGTTTGGAGTCGCACCTGCTCTCTTAATTTACCAAACGGTATTAGGAGATTTCGGAGCTCCTGGTGCAATTTTTACAATCATCTATATTGCTTGTGGTGCATCTCGTTTAGCACGATTTAACATTACTGAAAGCAATGGATATTTCACCGGTCTACCAATCACAGCCGCTGGCTGCTTGCTTACACTAAGCTATTTAACCGTCTCATTTATTCCTGTCCATTTCTTCATGTTTATTGTCATTATTCTTTCATTCTTAATGGTTAGCACATTTAAACTAAAAAAAGTGTAA
- a CDS encoding phosphatidylserine decarboxylase — protein sequence MRKNLYRFMIELTNHPLSSSMIKRFSLSSISSHFISSYARVYKINQNEMKNELNTYKTLQEFFIRELKETARPIDTDLTSIVSPVDAVIESMGTVTPEKEITVKNKQYSIEEMIGDDDILQKYVGGEYIILYLSPKDYHRIHSPIQATIEKQWTLGGKSYPVNSWGLKYGKDPITKNYRKLLQMKGSTGDLLLVKVGAMFINSIETTVKNEHVKKGEELGYFSFGSTVVLFLEKGKLHLSDHLQPQQPVRVGERIGTI from the coding sequence TTGCGTAAAAATCTTTATCGCTTCATGATTGAATTAACGAATCATCCCCTTTCATCATCTATGATTAAGCGATTTTCACTATCATCTATTAGCTCGCATTTCATATCATCATATGCGCGTGTATACAAAATTAATCAAAATGAAATGAAAAATGAGTTAAACACATACAAAACGCTGCAAGAATTCTTCATTCGCGAATTGAAGGAGACAGCAAGACCTATTGATACAGATCTAACATCTATTGTAAGCCCTGTAGATGCTGTGATTGAGAGTATGGGAACCGTAACGCCGGAAAAAGAAATTACGGTTAAAAATAAGCAGTACTCCATTGAAGAGATGATTGGTGACGATGATATTCTACAGAAATATGTAGGCGGAGAGTACATTATTCTATACTTGAGTCCAAAAGATTATCATCGTATTCACAGCCCGATTCAAGCAACGATTGAAAAACAATGGACGCTTGGCGGAAAGTCGTACCCTGTAAACTCGTGGGGATTGAAATATGGAAAAGATCCCATTACGAAAAACTATCGAAAGCTTCTGCAAATGAAAGGTTCAACCGGTGATTTATTGCTAGTCAAAGTAGGAGCAATGTTTATTAATAGCATTGAAACAACCGTTAAGAATGAGCATGTAAAAAAAGGTGAAGAGCTGGGGTATTTTTCTTTTGGTTCGACCGTCGTGTTATTTTTAGAAAAAGGAAAACTTCATTTATCAGATCATTTACAGCCACAGCAGCCTGTACGAGTAGGCGAACGGATTGGAACGATCTAG